The sequence AGGCCCGTCTATATCGAGGGCCGTCTCCGGGTCGAGGAATGGACGGATCGCGACAACAATAACCGATACACGCTTGAGGTAAACGCTACCGACATGCAGTTTATCGGCTCGCGTCAGGACGCGGGCGATTACAGCGGTGGAGGGCCGTCGCATGACGAACCCGCATACAGTGGTGCTCCGGCTGCGGATACTTCGACGTCTGCTTCAGCGGCAGCTCCGGCGCCGGCTGCAGCTCCGGCCCCGGCGGACGACGACATACCGTTCTAGACCCAGACGCCCATTTTGCGAAATTTCTGGTAGCGGTTTTCGAGCAGCGTTCGGTTGTCGAGACGCGAAAGGTCATTCAAGCTGTGGGTGAGGGCCCTCTTTAGATCGTCGCAAATGGCCGAAAAGGCCCTTTGCGACGATTTTTCTTCGCCGGGCATGGTCCACGCTTCCGGTTCGGAGATGATCTCGTCAACGATCTGGAACTTTGCCAGTTCCGAGGCTGTGAGCCTCAGCCCTTCGGCCGCGTCGGGAGCCCGCGCTGCGTCCTTCCACAGGATCGCCGCACAGCCCTCGGGTGTGATAACGCTGTAAACGGCGTTTTCCATCATCAGAACGCGGTCGCCGATACCGATCGCAAGAGCGCCTCCCGAGCCGCCCTCGCCGATCACTATGACGACAATTGGGACTTCCAGTCCCGCCATCTCGCGCAGATTGAAGGCGATCGCCTCGGCCTGGCCGCGTTCTTCGGCATCGATGCCGGGAT is a genomic window of Chloracidobacterium sp. containing:
- a CDS encoding single-stranded DNA-binding protein — protein: MSFNKIIIVGNLGRDPELRYTPQGTAVCSFTLATNERRRDKSGEFQDITTWFRVTLWGNQAETASKYLAKGRPVYIEGRLRVEEWTDRDNNNRYTLEVNATDMQFIGSRQDAGDYSGGGPSHDEPAYSGAPAADTSTSASAAAPAPAAAPAPADDDIPF
- a CDS encoding acetyl-CoA carboxylase carboxyltransferase subunit alpha — its product is MATTAFERVQLARHPERPYAMDLIGPMFSDFIEIHGDRRFADDPAIIAGFARLDGSEICIIGQQKGRDINERRHRNFAMSKPEGYRKALRVMHLAEKFGRPIVTIIDTPGAYPGIDAEERGQAEAIAFNLREMAGLEVPIVVIVIGEGGSGGALAIGIGDRVLMMENAVYSVITPEGCAAILWKDAARAPDAAEGLRLTASELAKFQIVDEIISEPEAWTMPGEEKSSQRAFSAICDDLKRALTHSLNDLSRLDNRTLLENRYQKFRKMGVWV